The genome window TCCTTAGATCCAGTGCCATAGAAAGCATTGACAGTGGCGTCAAGCAATGCGACATCAATCGGCTGACTCAAATCCCTAAGCTTCTCCGCCGCCATGGGAGAGTGATAAACCCTAGAAATCGCAGGAGGGGGAAGAAACCCTAGTTCGAAGGGGCAACCGGCACGGCTACACCTCCGAGAAGAGGACAAATACAGGGAagcagttatatatatatgtgtatgtatgtatatttgaaAAGGACAAGAAGACAGCTTCGAATTGAAGCAGCAGCAGGAGGGAGAGTTCGAGAGTGAGAGAGAAGACTTTGAAATTGGTTTAAGCCCTTCCCTCCTGTGTTTTTATagtgaggaaaaaaaatatgataacaGTAGTGGTGTGCTGCGTGTCCCGCTCCCCCTCTTGAATCTTTAGAATAGACAGAGTGTGAAGCGGGGGGAGTGGGGCCCGCTTCCCTGTCATTCATAGTAATATACTACTCCGCGTACTTCAGTTTaaaaactagtttttttttttttgagaataaaacaTAACATTAATTCAAGTCCGAAAACAAAGCATTACAAAGAAAAGGTGGCGAAGCAGAAAGCCACTCGGAGCAACCAGTACTAGAAACGGCTTGCCTAGCTATAGCATGAGCAACACCGTTCGCTGATCGCTTTACAAAGGATAAAAACACATGCGAAAAGTCGCACAGCAcgtttttaatgtcatttagaATTACATGAAATGATGATTCTCCTAGAAACGAATTGAGACTGTTAACAACCTGTAGAGAATCCGTCTCTATGTAGACTTTATCAAGGCTTAAACTTTTAATCCAGCTTAATGCCTCCCTTATAGCAGTAGCTTTGGCTTCTCTGGGTgagaacacaccattccactGGATTCCTCTTGCTGCCACGAACTTGCCATGCTCATCCCTGACCACGCAGCCAAAACCCATCTTGCCGTTGGTAGAATCAGCTTGAGGAAACCTTCCGGGGGCTTCGACCATTTTAACTGCGCTTCATTTGTTTCCTTCTGATCTGATGTGGCTGTTGTAATTGCCTCGTACCAGTCTTGCAAATACCTGTTGGCCTTGTACATAATGGTTTCGGCAGTTTGGACCCTTCTATTGTTCCAGACATTATCATTTCGTTGCCTCCAAATTTCCCAGCATAACATAATCACTTTGCATAGCTGATCTTTGGACAAAGAGTTGGAGAGGTGTGTGAACCAGTCCTGGAAAGAAGTAGTATGGGCCAAATGTGGTATACATCCAAGGAGACTCCAACATTGCTTGGCATAAGTGCAGTTTACAAAAAGATGCCATGCAGTTTCATAATCTTGATTACACAGAGGGCAGTTCAACTCACAGTCAATTCTCTTGGTTCTAAGAAGATCCCTGGTAGGCAAACAGTTAGTGCACAATTGCCACATAAAGATTTTAATTTTAGGAGGAATTTTGAGAGTCCAAATAATGGTCCATTTCAGCCTATCCTCCACTCTCAAAACACCACTCAAAACCTTATAACAGCTCTTGACAGAAAAACATCCATTTTCTTCTGGGGACAATATTAGTTTGTCATCCACCTGCTGATTGCCCAAAGGAATTTTCTGAATCAACTCAGCATCTCTTACATCAAAAATCTGTCTTATAATTTCCATATCCCAACAACTACCATCAGAAGTTTTTAGCACATCCACAGTTGAGTTTGTCAAGAAGGGATACGGGAACGAGATAACTTTTGGATTATTATCATCCGGAAGCCAATTGTCACCCCAAATTTTAATATGATCACCTCTGCCCACCCTCCACCTACTGTGTTTCCTCAGGACCTCCTGTGTTTCAAGCAAACTACTCCAAATGTATGACGGGTTGGATCCTTTTTTAGCTTCCAAGAAGGTTGAAGAGGGGTAATATCTAGCTCTATAAATCTTGGCCACAAGGGAATTCGGGTTCTTGATTAACCTCCAAGCTTGCTTGCATAACATAGCTATGTTAAAGTCTCTGAGATTTCTAAATCCAAGCCCTCCCCAATTTTTGTGAACACATAGTTTCTTCCAGCTATTCCAATGAATACCCCTAGTCTCATTACCACCTCCTTTCCACCAATAACCATTCATTAGAATTTCCACCTCATTAGTGAGATCTTTGGGAAGAAGAAACACTCCCATAGCATAAGATGGAATAGCTTGAACAACACTTTTTAGGAGTATTTCTCTGCCAGCCCTCGATATGAACTTCTGATTCCACCCTTGAATACGGCTGACCATTCTTGATTTGATGAAACCAAAAATCTGTCTCTTGTTTCTCCCCACCAACATAGGTAAACCCAAGTAGTTTCCACTACCTCCGTCACTCTTGACACCCATAATCTCCCCCACTCTGTTCCTTGTTAAGTTGTCAACATTCTTACTAAAATAGAGCGAAGACTTATCAAAATTGATAGATTGACCAGAAGCAGAAGAGTATACAGCCAGAAGTTGCTTCAAGTTGGAGGACTCCGTAGAATTGgctttgaaaaaaatataactatCATCGGCAAAAAGCAAATGTGACACTGCTGGGGCTGATCTTGCCACAGAAATACCATGAAGCTTACCAGCAGTCTCATATTTTCTAATCAGCGCACTAAAGCCCTCCGCTACAATGAGAAATAGGTAAGGTGAAAGAGGGTCACCTTGTCGAAGACCCCGACTCGGAAAGATAGGGCCAATTTCCTTGTTATCTTTCAGAACATAATAGACAGCAGTTGAAACACAGTACATGATCATGTCCACCCAACGGCTACTAAACCCCATTTTCAGCATAATAGATTGGAGTAGAGGCCACTCAACTCTGTCATAAGCCTTGCTCATGTCAAGCTTGAGGGCACCGTACCCCTCCCGGCCTTGAGTTTTCCTTTTCAAAAAGTGTTGCATCTCATATGCCACCATGATGTTGTCAGTTATTAGCCTCCCGGGAACAAATGCACTTTGGTTGTCAAATATCAAACCACCCATAATGGGTTTTAGTCTATTAGCCATGGCCTTTGTGACAATCTTATATGCGACCGTGCACAGAGCAATCGGTCTAAGGTCTGCAATTCTTTCAAGGGTTGCCTTCTTGGGGATAAGAACAATATGAGTTTGGTTTAGGTCTTTTTGGAATTTTCCCGTTCTTAGGAACTCATTACAGAGTAAGGTCAAACTATCCCCAACAATATCCCAATAACTTTGAAAAAAGCCAGGGTTCAAGCCATCAATACCTGGGCTCTTGTCTGGGTGCATCCCAAACGCTGCAGCTCTAACTTCCTCTCTGGTGAATCTTCTCAGCAAGGCTTCATTCTGAGCATCTGAAACCCCCTTGGGAACCTCCTGGAGGACTGGTAATTGATCACCACTGGCTGAAGTGAAGATTTTGACAAAATAATCTTTGATGAGGTTCTGAACTGCTTCATCCTGATGAACCCAATTCCCAGAATCATCGCGTAACCTTTTGATAGAATTGTTCCTCCTACGCTTGTGAACAGAGTTGTGAAAGAATTTGGAGTTGCAATCTCCCTCCTTAAACCAAAATAATTTGGCTCGTTGTTTCCAGTAGAGATTTTGCTGATTAAGGAGATGGAGTAAATTCCTTTGAGCAGCAGAAAATTCTGTAATTCCACGAACATCCTCCCTGTCACGAAGAAATTTTAACTTCGATTTGCATGCCTCAATTCTTGGTTGGAAATTTTTGTGATAATCTTTCCCCCAACTCCATATTGCTTCACCACATCTAGTGAACCTTGTACACAGCTCAAGACCCATGGACGAAGCCCAGCTCTGATTTATAATCTCCCTGCATACTGACTCTTTGACCCAGCAATTTTCGAATCTAAAACGCCTCCTCCGTCGTTGGTGAATAGTAGGGATAAGCCAAATAGCAATAGGAAGATGGTCACTCTGCAGAGCTTCGAAAGAAGTTGCCTTTGCCTCCCCAAACTGATCAACCCACAAATCATTAACAAGAATGCAGTCTAGCTTCTCACGAATCCATTCACGAGTCCCTCTCCCCTTCTCCCATGTGAACTGGTAGCCGGCAAATTCAAAATTCCTCAGCCCACTTTGATCCACTGCTTCGCCAAAGCCCTTTAGGAGCCATTGAGGTTGGGGTCTCCCCCCTAATTTTTCTCCTGGGTTGAGGATGTCATTGAAATCCCCCATAACAATCCACGGGTGATTTCCACAGTTGGCCAAAGTTTTGAGAAGATTCCAAGATAAATGTCGATTGTGCCTCTCGGGATATCCATAAGAGCCTGTGAACCGCCAAACTTGCTGAGAATTGTCTAGACAAACCAGAGAATCAATATGATTTGAAGAAAAAGTAGATATATTCAGCTCAATATCTCTTCTCCATAAAAGGGCCAGACCACCTTTCTGCCCACTAGCGTCAACTGCAAATAACCCATCAAAACCCAATTTGATTTTAATACCTTCTAACTTATGAGTAACTAGTTTTGtttccattaaaaataatataatcggCCTCTTTGAGTGGACAATGTCCACAAGAACTTGAACCGTCGCTGGGTTGCCAAGCCCACGACAGTTCCACGCAATGAGACTCATTGAAATAGGCGGGCCTGAGAACTAGGTCCCGCCTCCAACAAGTTTTTTGACCCATCATCAAAAACATCTTCCTGCTCCAATTCCATATGGGTTTCCCCCTCCTCAACATTGtcattctttttcctctttCGGTCACGATCAGGTACTTTCTCCAGAGTTTGAACCGCTTGGCGTGGGTTATTAGCATCATTGAAACAACCAGGAATGGGCCAAAGGACAAACCCATTGTTGTTGGGAGCCGTAGGGGGTTGCATTAAATTGTTGTGAGGTTTCATTGAATTACTGCCAATAGATGTCAGCCTTTCATTAATGTGCTGCACGGCTCCAGACTGCATGGCTATATTCTGAGGATCACTCTGTGCTCTTTGAACGTTGATTTCCTCATAAGGAATGTCAGCGTGGGTTGTGTCGTTGTCAGGAGTAAAAGTGGACTTTTTTGTTTCCTCAGTAATCTGCTGGCGAGGTAACTCTAAGAGCATCCAAGGTTGGCCTGCGCTTGGTTGGGATCTCCTACCGGTGGCTCGAAGTTCCGGTCCATAATTCCTTGCGAGAATTTCCGATCTACCTTCAAAGAGCTCATCACATGATCTTTCGTTGTGCCCAATCAGGCCACAAATGAAGCAGAAAGTAGCTAGCCTCTCGTATTTGAACTCAATGTAAAAGGTGTCTCCCCCGGGAGGTTTGaccttcattttcctttttagaGGCTTTGTAATGTTCATTTGAACTCTTATACGCATGAAGCTTTTCCAGAGGCCGTCCAGATTGTTTTCGTCAACTTTTATGAAAGAACCAAGGAAAGCTCCGACCATCTCAGCTGTTTTcttggtttgcatgcttgacGGAATATTGAAAGCTTGAACCCAGAAGTCAGCAGTGGTTAGCTGGATCTCCTGAGGTGGCACATTTGGTTCAATCTGTTTGAGGAGCAGCAGGTTCTGGTCGTAAGACCAGGGACCTCCCTCGAGGATCTTCTTGATATCAAGTTCATGGACGAAGTAGAAAAGAAACATATTAGACGAGACTTCCTTTGCCATCATTCCTTTCTTAGGCCTCCAGATAGAAGCCATTGTGTCTTTCAGGTAGTTGAAACGTGTTGGTTTCTCAGTAAGAAGTTTCCCAGCAAGAATGAAAGGAGTCTCGACCAGAAAGTCAGATGCAGTACCCTCTTCGATGGGGAATTCAAACTCCTCGTCATCTCTTAAAGACATGGCCGaatactcatctgcaagatccATGGGCTGCTTGCTGCTAGAAGCCATCGTGTGTTGTTGTTCTAGGGGTGAGTGTTGAGGAAGTGGGTACTGTGGGAGGGATGGTGTGATTGGTGAGGGCAAACTTCTGTTATGGTACTAGGTTGGTGAGTGATGAAGGTCAATGAGATTCAGGAGGCAGTGGATAGGTTGGTGGATAATAAATGAGGAAGATGTTGGGGAGAGCTCATTACAATAAATGAGGGGGAGACCAGAAAAAATAGTAGAGATCAATAATGACTACCATTGGATAGCAGGGGGAGAAGCTCATCACTGCGAATGAGATGGAGAAACTCATCACCAAGAATGAGAGGAAAAAACTGGACTAGTCGAGAGTCAAAATCTTCAACAAACAACCAGAAGCTCAAAATTGAAAACGCTTAATAAATTAGATTGTTACAATTAgaagtgtttagtaaaataatgggcttgtttggttatcagcggttagaaGTTAGCattagcggattgtgttagcggttatcaaaaaGCGGATTGTATTAGTGGGTTTGACcaacggattgtattagcggtttgtaaaaagatgtttggtaaaattagctgtttagattagcggttaatatgtaaaatgacctaaaaggacattcatattaataataataataataataataataataatacaaaacaaaaaaaattataacaaaaataaaattttaaaaaaaatagacaaagGGGAGCCACGTGGGGTGGCTCCCCTTGTAAATGATGTGGGATTTTTATCCCACATTGAAATCATATGGAAGAGGAGCacttgagctcctctatataagaggaGCAGTGCTCCTCTTCCAATTGGAATAGCTCTCATGCTTCTCAGCGCTGAGAAGCCATAGCGCCGAAAGGCGCtacagtttaatttttttttaataaatgagggtgttttggggaaattttaatttccccaaaacgccaaagCTCAAACGCTGCTCATAGCAGCGTTTGAGTTtgcagcggtttggagcaatccgctgctccaaaccgctgcTAACCAAACAGTTTACTTTGGCGTTTTGACCAAGGTCAAAACGCCAAAGTTGGCGGATCCGCCAAAATTTGGCGGATCCGCCACTAACCAAACATGCCCAATAACTACCTTACTTCTCCGTGAGTCACTCATCCTGTGATGATTGTAGCTTACTTAATTTGGTTATTTAGTTTCCATATCCTACTtatacttaaaatcaattggttgACTATCTAATTGTCATATCATGCTTAAAACCAATTAGTAATAAGTATGTGGATATTATCTATTTAATCACATCCCTCAATGGtaagtcacaactcacaattagggctgttagcgaacagagctttcgacaaactactcgtgttcgagctcggtaagcgttcgtttatgttcgtttattaaggtaaacgaacattaacaaacaaaatttagagctcggttaataaacgaatagagtctgaacagtggtaagctcgtttgctaagtgttcgcgaacaagctcgtttgtgtttgtttagtagtgttcgtgaacaagctcgtttgtgttcgtttagtagtgttcgcgaacaagctcgtttagtgttcgtttaataatgttcgcgaacatgtttatatatatatatatatatatatatatatatatatatatatatatataattgttcgtgaaGATGTGAATGCAGATTATTTATTATTCGCGAACaaatgtgttcatgaacatgtgcaggtgtttggttattaagtgttcacgaacgtgttcatgaatgtaaatgaacatgtttgtgaacgtgtttgttaacgtttgcgaacacattcacgaacgtgttcgttttcgttaacgttaacgaacacgtttgtgaacatgttcacgaacgttaatgaacactaacgaacgcttaacaaacgaacacgaacaggattttcaaaacccttaacaaacgaacacgaacacgaacaccccaaaatccttaacaaatgaacacgaacagcctacgttcgtttatgttcggttcgttaacaaccCTACTCACAATGCTACGTCTCAAATCGAGCAGAGACTAAACTCGCCCAATCTGACCGATGCCCAACATATTTCCTCGTCACTCAATAAAAATGAGTAATGTGAAAAATGGTCTCTTctattaaaaaagttttaatgaGGCATTTTAAATTAGcaaaatagtataattaaacCTCAATATCATATTACTTATTCATTATATTACAACTAATGTGTCCCTATTTTTTAATGTTCAATTATTTTAGATGTGATAGTGCTTTAGTTTGATGAACTAAAGAACTTTAATTTGATCCAAAGATTATAAAAGTTGAATTATAATACTGGATTTGAGACTATCATGGTTGTCTCCATCCAACAACATCACAAAAACTTCACTCCTTTCCTCCGGTGCACCGTTAGAGGAGACTAGCATTCTCATTGAAGGATTTCTCATCATGGGTTAAGGGATGGTGGAGTGTATGGCATAGTTAGAGGAGAAATAAGAGAGATTGTCCGAACTTTTATGCTAAATTGgaattttgtcaataaaaaaaaaagaattaatatcacttttggtccctcgacttttgaattttatcaattttggtgtataactttaaattttttcaattttggtgcctaataactttgttatttttatcaattttggtccttccgaccaaattgacggtgaaatgttgccgaattttatattttaagggcaCAATCATTATCCCAAAAAAATCTTCAATATCTAACAAAACcactgtaaaatcatatttttaggtATTTGATCGGTGCAAATAATGGAAAAGACAAGCAGAAACTAGACAGAGATCTATGAGATTTATATCTCGATGATTGACAaacccttctttttctcttaatatgatttttcttttgtctagctattgaagatctttctttgggatAATGATTTTGCCCTTGAAATATAAAATCCGGCAACATTTCACCGTCAATTTGGTCGGAAGAAccaaaactaataaaaataacaaagttaggcaccaaagttgaaaaaatttaaagttaagcaccaaaattgataaaactcaaaagtcgagggaccaaaagtgatattaattgataaaaaagaAGGTGGTAAGAGGTTGTATTGTTGTAACATGCACACCTACCGAGAGCATTAGAGTGGTCTCCAGTTTAcactaacattattattattattattattataactttttttatatttaaattgtattaaatgCCAAATGTCCATGACTCcacccaaccaaaaaaaaaaatcataccaTTGAGCTCGATGTTGTAGAAATAAATATGTTGTTGAAGATTGAGAAGCCTGTAGTTATTTGGGAAGCTTCTTAGTTGAAAGAGATTCATTTTGAAAGGAACACTTTGTAactagattttgatgataccaagcTTAGTAGTTTAGACCCCTCAATTCTTTTACGTCTTAGACTTGGGTCGATTCCTTATCTTGTTCAAATCGTTATTCGAATCATTAACCAGAGTGAACGTATCAAGCCCTCGTGGAAATCACTTAGAGACAACTTTATTCAACCTGAGTTGTCATCTCTCAACGAttcatgataaaaaaaaatgaaggataGAAGAACGAAGACTCGAAGACTTGAAGATTCAATGATGAAGGCCAAGAGATTGCAAAAGACCGAATTATGGAAGGGTCTACGTCTTTGTGTTATCAAGACCGGATGATAAATAAAGATCATTCAATGAGTTATGGGATGATTGGTAAAGTCAACCACCCGTATTCGAGTAAACAAAAGGGATCGATTCGTTAGCTCAGCTAACAACTCGATATGACAAGCTAGAGACATTCTCTAAGCGTATATAGTCCAAAACCTTAAAACATGAGTGTGCGTGCGGGACAAAACAAGTCCTAGGTATATATCCCAAGTCAACTGTCATTAAATGTCATGTCTTTTATGCAAAACAAAAAGACAAATGTTCAGCGTTATTTATGGACTTAACGGCTGGAATATCATTGACTCATGTATACTCGAATTACCCAACGATCTCTACTCATTGTCAATAGGCTCCtttgaaattttgttttccCTCCAACAGAACAATTTTTCAAGCCTATAAATAGCCCCTTCACTTTCAGAAGAAAGTGTTGATCATTCTTAAGAACATCTAAGTAACAGAGAAAAACTTTAAGTTTATCAAGCAATCTACGACCAGTGATTGAGAAAAGAGAGTTAAGCTTCAACGCAATTATCCAGATTCTAAGAAGTCCTGAGTTGCTTCAACTAGCAAAGATCCAAATTCGAAGAAGCAAAGATTTCAGTTggagaaaaaaagaaactacTTCTCCAACCTACATCCTCTACTAGGATAAGTAGAAAGAAGCGGAGTAAACTCttggagttgaaaaacctggtGATTCAAGGTTGTTGTCCAGCTTGGTGATCAAGGAGGCAAACTTGGTGGTGTTATTGTACTAAGGAGTGATTAGTGCagaccttcacgagttgtgaagaagagtggattagGTTTCCTTAACAACCGAACCACTATataaactctctctctctctctccttacTTAGTTATACCTCTTCACTGCTTGCATATCATTCTCATGACCAATCCTAACATTTTATTAAGATAACCAAACGTGCAAAGAAAACCTAAAAAGAGACTAAGTTAAAATTCCATTGTGCATTCCAAAACTCTTATCAACTCGATAAGTCTACCCTTTGGGAAAACTTATCACTTCGtgaagaaatttttaaaaatttgagtgAGTCTATTCACCCACTTCTAGACTCACTCGCATATtctatcgggaccaacacatttttttgaaaattattgtcatactttatatattactccctccgtcccattttagtAAGTTGGATGATTTTAGCAAATTACTTAACTTATTTAGCTTCTTCATTGGATTTTAGTCATTCTATAAGTTGTATTTTATCTATAAAAAGGGGGAATCAATTTCAATGGAAGGCAAGCATATTTTTATCCCAGTAAAGGGACTAGGGAGTAATATGGCCTTAAGAAAACTCAATTTGGTTCTTCATTTATTGctctttattttctattttacatcTGACAATAGACTATAACATTAGTTCAGTTGCTTACGTCATAGGCAATCAACCTCCCAACAATGCAATTTCTAGTGCTAAATATGATGACATGTCCAAATCTATTaaggaattgaaaaaaaaaaaatccctttttGGTCTCATCAGTAACTATAATGGCATTCCCAAGCAGCCACAACTAGTTTCTTCCATAATCTAACCTGTCATTGTTGAAGTTACATCCCCCAATAGTGACGATACCATTTTCCATTCCCAATATACGCAATGGAATTTCCTATGTTCCCCATCCAAGAGGACCCTCTCATCTAGCCCCATTGTTGTGAATTTATTTTCATGTTACTCATACCCCAATTCATACTCAAAGTTGAGTTGACAACCTTTAATACAATAGGTGAAGTATTTTACAATGATATATGATAAGCTATGTTTTGGCCTTCCTCATAGTAATAACCCATTGGGGAAGTTGGTGAACATCAAGAAACGTGCATGCTAGATTGAAAAATATGTTTTAGATTTCCACATTTGCTGGCTAGGATAAATTTTTTTGCGAATCGACCAGCATGTCGATTTATTTACTATAGGATTAGATGAGTTCCTTGGTAGAGGTCATTAATACTTTCTGGGATTTTTGCTATCGAATTCTTTTGATGTAAAAATGGACATTCCAGCAACCCCCACGTCTTATTCCAACCCGTACAAGAAACAACTTGGTGATTTTCACCAACTCCATACCACAAGCTATGAAAAAAATTGGTCTCATACTTCATCTCATTCGTCGGTTGTCACCTACAGAGCAAGACTAATGCAAATCAAATGTCATTTGTTTTAATTGTGATTATACAAATATGGTTTTGTGGCTATTGGTGCAAGCACCTATTTTGTGTCCTAGGCATTAATAATAAAGAGGAAATCTATGAGCCATTGAGCCTGCTAGTGAGGACATTGAGGTGGTTGAAATCTCTATACATGCAATAACGAGAGTTTCAATATGAGAGATCATTAAACTTCAGGTAATGAGATAGCATGCCCTATTTGAATTGGCGGATACAAGGAACACCCATAATTTCATCAACACT of Ipomoea triloba cultivar NCNSP0323 chromosome 3, ASM357664v1 contains these proteins:
- the LOC116013111 gene encoding uncharacterized protein LOC116013111 is translated as MASSSKQPMDLADEYSAMSLRDDEEFEFPIEEGTASDFLVETPFILAGKLLTEKPTRFNYLKDTMASIWRPKKGMMAKEVSSNMFLFYFVHELDIKKILEGGPWSYDQNLLLLKQIEPNVPPQEIQLTTADFWVQAFNIPSSMQTKKTAEMVGAFLGSFIKVDENNLDGLWKSFMRIRVQMNITKPLKRKMKVKPPGGDTFYIEFKYERLATFCFICGLIGHNERSCDELFEGRSEILARNYGPELRATGRRSQPSAGQPWMLLELPRQQITEETKKSTFTPDNDTTHADIPYEEINVQRAQSDPQNIAMQSGAVQHINERLTSIGSNSMKPHNNLMQPPTAPNNNGFVLWPIPGCFNDANNPRQAVQTLEKVPDRDRKRKKNDNVEEGETHMELEQEDVFDDGSKNLLEAGPSSQARLFQ